The Spea bombifrons isolate aSpeBom1 chromosome 4, aSpeBom1.2.pri, whole genome shotgun sequence genome segment atactgactCCCTACCCCTttctcacccccttacctccaGCCACAGCTTTTAAGGGAGAAGCCTTGCTTTTATCACAGGGTCACATAACTTTGAGTTATATGACCCCACTGCGTTTCCAGCTCTCCGGGCCAGTCTAGAATTCTTTTTAAACCCGTCCTTTGTGACCGGCCTTGGGAGGGCAAATGCTTTAATGCTCTCCAGGCCAGCTCACCCCTGCTTTCATAATTgtcaaaaaaacatgaaaattaatGGGAGTTACAGTACAATCCAAcaaaactattatttttcttaccTGCAATATATACTATTTTAAAACTGAAGTACTTTAATTGCTGTTTTTCTAAAAGTATTTGCCTCTAAATAAGCGAACATTGGCAAACGGTTTTCTCGTCTTGTCCCTTTGTCTTTAGGAATTATGCACAAAACTTCATAAGCAAATTGATATCGTAGACGAAGAACGTTATAATATTGAAGTCAAAGTGAAAAAGAATGATCTAGAGGTAATGTATTTCAGTGTGAGATactaaatctaaatatattgtAATTAAGAATAAAACTTTTCATTTTAACTTCTTGGGGAAGACATATTGAGAGTTACGTACATAAATTAGTGGATTTTAAAAGGCTgccttgtcaccatagcaaccaatgaactAGTCGGGTTTCACCAGAATTAAATAAGGAATTACTGCaaaaagctgttttttattatttaataaaatatgtttttaagtcTTCAGAGGAAATGTGAAACGGATAACTGGATCTGTTTActgtttatatcttttttgttaCAGTGTGATCTTCCCTTTTTGTCAGTATTAGTAGATAAAAATGACTCTTTTGTCTGGAAATTTTAATCAGTAGGTTGTCATGGTTGGATGTAAATGCATTTCATCAAGTATCATCCTCAATTCTTCCAGATCGAAAGCTTAAATCAGAAGATTTTTGACCTCAAAGGAAAGTTCAAACGCCCCACTTTACGCAGAGTCCGTATTTCGGCGGACGCCATGCTTAAAGCTCTGCTGGGGTCCACCCACAAGGTTTCTATGGACTTTAAAGCCAACCTGAAATCAGTGAAAAAGGAAGATGAAAAGGTAATGGATAGCTGGTGACCCTCGGCCATACGATACGctgttattagttttttttttactcatttggGTTTATGAATAGCAGAAGCTTATTTGGCATTGGCCTTCAATGTGGAGTCAAGGAGATGCAACCATAACTCTCCTTCAAACTCGCTTGGTAAATCTCTCTTTACTGCATAAACCCCTAGACTTTGTATGTTTAGTTAACTTAGGGGAGAGGATTAAGAATGCTAAACAAGTTGGGGTAAATTCACCAAAGGAAGGGTTGTCAGGAGAGATTGAAGGAGAAGTGTGGTACCAGCACCAGGAACAAGGGCTGGTCTGGCCCTGCAAAATGCATAATTCAGTGggtgaggagactttgaagaactCTCACTGATATAAAGACACATTATACATGGCCACCAACTCTTCCTATAGCGGAAGCTTGacggggttggaccttcatagcGTAATACAAAGTCAAGGACTTCAACAGCAACTCTCCTACAGACTTTCCTGACCCCTCTCCATTTGGGAAAGAGAATCCACTGTTTTATAAAGTCATTACTGTGAAGGGTAGTCAAGATGTTTAAGGTCGGTTTATGAAGGTATACAACCTGTTAAAAACAAGATAATATGGGGACTAAAGAAGAACAAGATTGGTTCTACAATGTTTTCATTGCTAGCTCTAACAGCTTGGTGCCCAATAGGTCAGCTGTGCCACGGTTCAAAGGATTAAACCATACATCAATTTATAGTCCCTTTTATAATTActgacatttatttttgaaagatcAAGAATTACTAGTttgcgtttgttttttttttaaataaaatctttaagACGCAAGTTTGTTGTTTTGTGTGCAGGAAAAAGCTGTTGAGGTCACTGACTGGCGTAAGAACATCGAAGCCATGTCTGGTATGGAGGGCAGGAAGAAGAAGTTTGACACCAGTAACGTATAATCAGGTAATCACAAAATGTTACTCCTGTGTCGGGAATGTACAATGTGGAGGTTTTCATATCAACCAATTTGCTTATGAAAGTCCTGGAAATGTAAGCTATTATTTACTGTACACCAGGATATACAGGGCAGTGTTTCTCATCTGTGGCCACCTGCTTGAACCCTCTCATTCTGGTCAGGGAAAGAAACAAGACCCTCTTTTAGTGACATAGGTGGCCAACAGAACATGGCTTTGTCTGTACAAGTGGCTAACATAACATGCAGCCACAGAAAAAGACCCACCTTTCTGATGCTGATACAAAGAGTCACAGGCTGAAAAGTGAGTCATGGGATCtctagatgtaatgtatgttttgaTTTAGTGaggaggtggtagataagtggaacagacctCCAGCATGAGGGGTAGAGTCTAATACAGGAAGGGACTTTAaagatgcatgggataggcagcctagatgggctgaattgcTCATACCTGCCATCATGTTTctatcagttctagttttgtcattccccttgaatatatggacTGTAAGACGCTCTGCATAAAttgatggtgctatagaaaaaaaacatattattattattattaatagtaataataataataataataacagatcaGATGAGGGAATGAGGCCTGAGGTCTGGCTGTATGTTATCATTGTTGCCCCTGTGTGGTTAGTTGTGGAACTGCaaggacattttttaaaacatttttcgcTCTCTTCTGGTCCTCTACTAGGGATAAAACaatgttcttgttttctttccttCATAAAGGAGAAGTACTTATTTAGACTGCAGTTCCACTTTAAGTGTCTGTTACAAATGTCTGAACATATCTGTTATCATGAGCTTTTAATAAGAGGATTAACTGGAACGCCTGGAGAGCTGGGGAAATGATAATGGACAATCAACACTTCTTTGATTAAAGCACTTTAACATTTATGTGTCTGCTCGACAAGCATACAAATGAATGGAGGGACGCCTTACCTCCCAAAGTAATAACTGCGTGCACCTTGATCAGTGCCAAACATGCTTTACGCGTTTCATCTGTTGGCTCATAACTCATAGATAGTTCATTTCAACTGGGATTATGAAATTATAAGATGGGATGATTCTAATAAAATTATAAGGTGACTCAAGACGAAAGTCCCGTTTATaggtaaatatatttctttgatCATTAAATACAGTGGTGATCTGAACCagagaaaaggttaaaaatacaaatacgtattgcttattttaatctctaAGCACCCGTTggacagcgctgcggaatatggtggcgcaataaataataataaacatttgtttGATTTACTAGTTTGAATACAGTCTTGAATTTGATAAAATGGATCTGTTTGATTAAGACCGAGACATTCTATTTTCTTACAAGGCTATACTGCCTTGTAAGAAAATAGAATGTCTCGGTCTTAGAGATTagtgtttttgtaaaataacagaaaaatttCACAGCTATGAAAAACTTTGTATTATGTCAAATATCccatattcaatatttttaaagctcgtagtagtaaaaataattattataataaaaaacattgtcCCCTTTCAGTAGAATAGCCTCTGTATTGAACGATCAACATGACATTGTATCGAATGATTAAACTAATATATTGCCCCTTCATTCCTTGTACAAAACAGGGCAAGACTTGTTTTTAATTGGACAGtactagttattattattatttattgtttatatagcaccatcatattccatagcgctgtacaatgggtaaccaggacataacaagtagtatgtaacatttaGACTTACAGAGCTTAGTTACGCATCCCCTTAATATCTCTTGCAAATCACACGTGTAATTAGTGTTCGGGGGTCTATGGCACatctcttaaagggttaataaaatcCACCCTTTATTTTCTAGCAATTTGCTAACATTTTGAGCAACTAAGCCTTAAAGCTGCCTGTGTCCTAAACAGTTAACGCATTCTACCTGGGTCTCTGAAGTCTGTTTTGTCATGATTAAGCAGACGTAATGTAATACTAATTAAGCTATTTGTAATACGGAATTATCCAGTTGGACGATTATTTTCCCCATATGCTTGGAAACTGATGAGtaacttttatatttgttactcCGTTTAGATAACCGCTATGACGCAGCTTTTATGAATAATATGTTCTTTATTGTTCCAATGAAATTAGGTGGATATGTTTTAGCTCTGCAGTAAATCCTTACTGTAATGCCTTGAGGCAAACTATGGaaacaaaccaacaaaaaataaaactccaATCTGCAGCGGATAGCAGCATATTCCAAATTAGCCATGTGTTGCACAGGAGCATGTTTATGTACTCTCATGCACCAGCGACACCTAGTGGTTGGAGGATGCAATGGCTATAATGGAAGTATATTACCTTACACTACTCAAAAGGTGCATTTAAGAGAGGATTAAGAGATAGGGAGGCAGATGGggcatttagattttttaaatggttacaGTCATGGGGATGGAGGCATAAGAGTGTGGCATTCCCAGcgcctcggggggggggatgtgtTAGCAATCCTCAAGCGGCATACCGCAAGgaggggctccaggtagccggagccagagAATTCCCACTTATGCACATACATCTCTCTATTagtcaattattaattaattattcattaattaatttaatacttTGTCCCACTTAGTATATTCAGAATTCTGAGTACCATGATGTATCCAGAGTATAATCCTGATATGCAGATGCATTGAATAAACCATATCTTTCCAGTAAACTATGGGTTAAAGTATCGGACCTTGTGCCTTCACACATTACTGTATTGAATGTTCCCTGCAGCTCAGGCCATTAGCTGGCTGTGTGACACGGGGCAGCTTATCAGGTTTCAGCTGGGCAATTCCAGTGTTGTTTTTGACCTTGACTTtagatattaaatttaaaaacagcCTCATAACCTGCCTTCTCTTTACAAATAATCTAAAAAGAGGTGACACTTTTTCAATACCATGCAAACATAGCGCCTATAGTGCATCTATTCCTacttagtaattattattaatttttattattatttattgtttaatgtagcaccatcatattccatagtgctgtacaatgggtagacaggacataagaattaatatataacataacaattaataaaataaggtGGTGAATGTTTTGCAGGGTAGAAATCAGGAAAGATCTCCATATGTCTCTTAtggaggagagaaaagaaaggagacatttaaatatttaacaaactgCATTAGGGAAGTTCATTtttaaaagaggagaaaaatgaACAAGATGTCTTAATCTAAAGGGTCAGAGTCTCAGACTCAATGTTAGgaagttttaatttactgatTGGGTCAGTAGATGTAgaagtagatgagtggaacagcctcctagcagaagtggtagaggttaatacagtgagggaatgtatacatgcatggaaagggctTTTGGCTATCCAGAGTCTAAgacaagactgattaaggttcaagTCTGAataataggcagactagatgaaccGGATGGCTCTTTTTGCCGtataattctgtgtttctgtgttataattttttactcttgttTACTTTGTACCACGTAGTTAAGTACAGAAGGTAGGTGGTCtgaagtggaaaaaaaatgaactagGGTCAGATGTAAATAAAGCAGGTAATTGGTTTCAATAAATAGGAAGAATATAGAAAAAAGCGATGATTTTGATTTGTGATTTTCGTAGTTGGattcatctttttttaagtTCCCTTCTTTGCCAATAAgtcaagaaaatgttattttttttacatagtaaCAAGTAACTTTAGCAACTTCACTGATAATAAGTACAGAAAAAGTAAAGACGGGGCATCTACACAGGCAGCTCTAGCGTGTTAACTGGTGATAAAGCCCTCTGACGCGTGCACAACAGATAAACATGACAATGCACACGTATTTCTCAAAAACaagtgaaataaactcaaatctACTCATTTTCTATATGTTGGAATAAGAAAAGGCTGAGCTACTAAAGGGATTGTCCAGTGTCCCGGTCAGCCACATCCacaattaatgcatattaaattattctttattattctgtcaattattctgtattattattcagaaccaaaatattttttgttatttttatcatatggtTGTTAAATCTTGATTCCCCTTTCCCACATTTgaagaacccacacaaattatacatacttTTGCTCAAAAGAAGTTGAGCCTTCTTTTACAATCGTagcaatacataaaacataaaaaatgatcattgataaaaataaaaaaaactattctaaaatagaaaaaaaaatgttgttctaTACTGTAAGTGCCAAAGGGCCACATCtatgctttacatattaccccatatcacatatttttttaatacgaTTCACTTAAGGTTTGggggtagtgattttttttcttataatggAGGGGATAAGGCATTGTTTTTGCAATGTTCCCAGTGCTTTGTGGCTCAAGATCCCTTTGGGGAATCTCTCATTCATCTTTCATGCCAGTGATGTcggatttaatttttttcccttaatttttttcccccattttttgGAAGGGGGGAGAAACTCTGATCTGATTACACTGTGATCAGCAGACAGGGCTCTATGTCCCTGATTTGCCAATTCTAATACCGTaatacagcaatcacactcctatcaagccaaggtagccagtacatgctggaacctggggaggatagtagtgtgattacagccgctctatgccatgctaccaccaccaccccccttacacatccatgctatcacacacacactcattcacaaacatttaaagactcattcattccattaatcacacatacttgctcaaaaacccttcCCCACCcacttacctgaactgcagatctcccactcgcagacttctgcaggggcccggctgtgcgagcaacttctctggccccgcccccagaggaaggaggggggaggtagagttatgtgaggactgtgctagcttcctgttctcctgctgctagtagcagagacgctgctagcgaccaaagcccggtaagcagcatggccccagcagacatttttttgaggtctgattagaagacgacctcaattataagacgaggggtatttttcagagcatttgctctgggaaaaacctcgtcttataatagaCATGCCATGCATTTGTAAAAGCGACCATATAAAAGTGCATAAGATGGTTGCAGTATCACTTTAAGGATAGAAatgctatatattatacaaccGAACACTAAGCCAGAAAACCTGCCCTAAAGCCCTTTGTTAGCTCTGTCTGGCTTACAAGACATCAAGTGCCCAACCCTTCGTTAAAGGAAGTTACAGAATAATTTTCAGATTAAAAATTTGATTCAGCGCCAACAACCCTTGGATCTTGAAAGGTAAGTTACACCCAAAGCCATTGTAAGAACAAAAGGGTAAAAACACTGATCATGCACACCCACTGAAAGAAGAAGTCAATGCAGAAAGAGCAACATACGTGTCCTCACAATAGTCTATGTTGTATTGGGTAGATCGATCTATTAAAGGGAAaggcaagatttttttcccataatgtTTTTTACCGCATTTACTTTTCCCTTTAGTTACTTTTCCAGCAGTTGCCCAGGCACTGAACGGAGGATTCATGTGGAGGAGGCAGGACACGTTGGTAGTTGGTGCTTGGTCTTGGTGCACCCTACTGTGGACGTTGTTATGTGTCAGCTCTGGAAGCTTGTACCGAGAGCCAAAAACACTAGATAAAGAATGACATCATGGAAGGATTTTGTATCAAACGTAATTCTGATGCAAACTTTAAAAAGCtctcttatcaccatagcaatcaAATGCGTGTTCCTGTTGATTGGACCGGCAGTGTATTCTGTAGTTGGCTAAACAGCCCCAGACTTAGGGTTGCAGGTCACTGGAGGCAGCGAACCCTCTTTGGCAAAAATGGAGGCATATTGTCCTAGTAGGTAATTAGGCTCTCCGTCGCGTCTCTggtaaatgggccagttacaaagGATATATCCCAAATCcacccatttacactatggaggactgtccGAGACATCACGGCGTCCATAGCACTCTGTTCCCAGTTCCATTGGTCTTTTAAAGGCAGAGCACTGGCATCTGACATTGTATCAGCCATTGAATGGAGCAGCTTGGGACAGTGGCCAACATCAACGAATCACTGGATTTGATAATATTATTGGTTGATACGATAAGACCACATATCCCTCTTGATACAAACCCCTATTGCTTTTCTCCTGCCGTGAGGTGGGTTGCAAAATACTCCCTGGACCCCGGTGAAAGAGATCCACAACCCACCCAATTGACGTGTGATCCATTTGGCCTTACAAGCAGAAAACTACAATGGTATATTTTGAACTGATGATAGAACACTATGTAACGGCAACTACGTCTATGCTTCTTCTGGCATAATCTCAGGCTGACTGCAACTGATCAGAGGTAAAATGTGGTGGCCATCAGTACCAAGtgaaatgtatatacagtatgtcctGCAAAAACTGGAAGTGTCGTTGGGTGCATTAAGACATCAGCAAATGAGCATAAAGTGTTCCCGTATGCTTTCATGGTAGCCAACGACCCTTTTGAAGGGTGTGAAATTGCGAGCTTTTCGCAATAAATCCTGCGGTAATCCCTTGAGGAAAATACCATAGAAATCGGTGTTTTGTTTATACGTTCCTACTTCATTGTTCTCCTCATCCCTGAAGCATAATGTGTACCACCTCCAAAGTTAATTATTAGTTataatttcttttgtttttcatttgcagGTCGGAAGAAAAAAGAAGTTCAAGTTTTTGAAGATTTGTCATATGCTACAATATACACTGATTTGTTAGACTCTAAATTTAAGTCCCAAAATGCTCGAAAGTCCTCCagtttgaataataaaaatgtgtttatatgtgtttcgATATCTgcttaattaatttttaattacacCCCAATAAAACAAAGATTCATTATcttaatgccttttttttttaactccaagTGTAAAAAAACTGAATTAAGTTAATTGTTGGGTGTTGAACCGAGTAATTGACGTATTAATGGTAGTTAATTTTTTTCAATCCCAGAGGGCCATAATCATCAGACTGGAATAGTTAAACATAACAGTTCCGATTTGGTCAGGACAGTCCCAAAAGCGGGATGTGTTTTCCTACGCACAATTACCTTGAACCAAATCTCAAAAGCCGTTATTGTTGCCCCTTTGTATACACAATAGCTGTTTCgtggcaaaatattttttatacatacatttgctAGCAATTTGGCCCGAAGAACATAAAGGTAACATTGTACAACCTACTAGAAGGAGACCATTGTATGTCACAGGACTACTTTATTACTATCTTTCTAATTAGTTCTTGCCCTAAAATTTTCTAAAAGATAAACAGTTTTACATAGAATTAAAGTGAGGTGTTAGGTAAATGAAGCATTGCCCTGATGTAATATGTGGCCTTGTGCCATAATATCACAAAAACACTTTGTCTTGATCAGGAGTCCATaacatataaaatgattttttttctatattacgCATCAAGCATtgcttctctgccttttggaTAAGATCAAGTCATTACTTGTGAAAGAGGGAAAGCTTAGTCCTCTGGGCATTAGGGCCTAGTGGGTTCTTGGAAGACCTAGATGCTTACAGAGCCCCCCTGGTTTGGTCCGCCAGGGAGCTTGAGCACGGAGCGGTGTATCACGTGGGGACATTCATTTCTTCATGGCACCTGGACCCTAAAAGTCCATCTTATGTTTTCACTCACTTATGGTGGATGGAGGAGAATTTTTATGAAACCAGCCATGGGCTGAAGCCACCTTCTACTAGCAtgctttttggtttgttttggtgCTCATGTGAATTTGATTTTGTACACTGATTTTCAGCACACTGAAAATGCCACAGTAAATCTGGGTCCCTTGGTTGGTGGAGGGGGCCGAGCCTTTTGGTCGCTATTCCCCCTTGAAGACTTAAGTGGGTCCCTCTTTTGGGGGAACCCTAGAAGATCCACATGTCCATTAGTTTCATCAAGGAGGGATGGAAGGGGCTGCATATCCACAAGTGGGTAGTGCAGCCCCAGAAGAAGTAGATTGGGGTCCTAATATTCACTGTGGGCCTATCACTCTGGAGCACCAGTTCACTTTTCtactaatgtaaaaattattcATAAAGTATGCATACATAATCAGAATTagcaaaaaacaataatttagtTTAGTAGAGACCACCGCAAGAAAGTAGGCGAATAAGAATGAGGGTGTGAAAGAgtgatggacatggtcagcaacaatactcaggtaggctgtcacttggtactaaggggcccaaagaaAGCCAAGAAAATGTTcctcacaccattacaccaccaacaACAACCTGAACTGTttatacaaggcaggatggatccatgctttcatgttgtttacgctaAAGTCtcaccctgccatctgaatgtcgcagctggaatcgagactgaTCAGACCAGACAACGTTCTTCctctcttccattgtccaattttggtcaGCCTGTGCTAATTGTaccctcagtttcctgttcttagctgaaaggagtggcacccggtgtggtcctCTGCTGCtctagcccatctgcttcaaggttcaacgtgttgtgtgttcagagatggtattctgcataccttggttgtttgagttactgttgttattctgtcatcttgaaccagtctgcccattctcctatTTGTCCCAGAAGCAAGAGATGAGAAATATTTTCCCTGCATGATGGAACCAACAAACCCCAGAAGTAGTATGTTTTAGAACAAGGAGGTCCACTTCTTGATTCACCTTTACACTTGAGGTGGGCCCCATAACCATACCCAGGATCTCTCCCGGTTTCGCCTGGAGACTTCTGGAGAAGAGCTACTTCTCCAGTTCGATGCCTGAATCCTTTGGGTCACGAGTGCAGGAACGCCCGCTTCAGTGGGACTGCCTACTGACATTAGCAGGTAGACCTGGACGAgtcctgcaagggtaggctctgggtagctggagcccaaatgttcccaggtatgcccataacAGAATGCAGCagttttctttacatttctgGGGGTGGCGGTGTTCTGATTTAAACTCTGGTTGACTCGAGTAAAGAAGGGATATTTGAACCTGTGTTGGCACTATTCTATGCTGGTACGTGCAGGTCTGTAATAGAGTTGAAGGACACCAAGCTATGACATCAGATCTTGTGTACCAAAAGGGGCATATATCTCCTTGCTCCCATGCTAGATCATTAGGTACTGGTACTAGAGATGATGTGTACCTCCTATAACCCCTTGGGGCGTTATGCCAGCTTCATACATGAAGTGTTTTTAAGTGCatgcatataatatatcacattaGCCACACATAATATGCTCCGTTTTATGCTGGGAAGGTCACTACCCAGCTACAAAAACTGCAGATAGCATTTCACAAATCTCAACTATATGCAAATGATGTAACGGTGGATATGTCACATGATAATTTTAGAGAAAAACCACTAATGATTTGCGATTGTAGGACCTGATTCATTCTAAAATCACCATAAACCCTAACTAGCTAATGAGCAGATTGATGTGTCATTTTCCAGGACGAGGCCATGTTAATTAGGCTTCCTGTCTATCAGCCATCGGCAAACTGACAGCTGGCGTTAAATTAGCACTCCATGAATATTACTCTTTTTAAGACTTTCCAGCTGTAAGGATACCTAAATTGATTTAATAATATTGCATaaagcttgtgtttttttcacattattaaaaaaactgaCGATGAGGAGACATTATTTAACAGAGAGGACAAACCATGCAGATCCAGAGAACAGGAGGTTAAAGAGACGCTCCACTGTGCCAGACAGCCACTTAAACAATGCACACCGCCCAACAGTCCTGGACCTAAAATCAGAACTGCCCcaggtagctgccccactgtccctCCTTTGCAGGCACTggggaacatggtgtggttggGGTaattctctgatctcccctgactgccccagggagatgaaaaaacaatagaggtctgtgctgttggaGCTTCCACGTTACCCCTCGAGACTGTTCGCGTATGGTGGTCAGATGGGCATGCCCCGCCCACTTCTACAAGTGGCCCTGCCCTTGCCACACCCCTAACAGTGAAGTCATATTATATACTAAGTGTCAAGCGAGGTGTTTCATCTGATAGATCTGCatgggtaatatatatatatatataatgttttgagACACAGGAATGATCCACTTTAAAGAGAAATGGCTGCATAGTGGGCTGCCAGGTATAAACTTTTTTGTACTCCACACAGCCCTGAGGGGattatgggaattgtagttcttTAGTTGGCTAAACGTTCCACAGGTTTAAATTTGAAATTAAGTGTGAGACCGGTTGACAGAAGAacgaaataaaatattaagagCAACTCTTTATTTGTAAACTAAGTCTGCCGACGAAAAGGAAATAATTTACAGTTCTATGAGTCACTATGACATTTTTCTTCTCATTAATTATACAGGCCTTttaaaagttaatttatttataagcatGACCTCTTTTGACTCATCCGTTGTATTAGAGCCAAGTGCCCGCGGCAAGTGTGCTAGGCTTCTTGGCAGCAAACGGAATACCACTAATACGTTTAGTTAAATTATATTCGCAGCATGGAGAGACTTTTCCGGACTCCGTAATACGAcatattattttctgtttttttgacaTTGCTAATGGTTAGAAGGACTGATTTTTCACCCGAGGATCCACCCCCACACCGCCGGTTCTCCCCTACACTGATGCGCTTTCG includes the following:
- the LOC128492842 gene encoding troponin I, slow skeletal muscle-like produces the protein MLAKASEDLEQEKKEAEEEKIRTLSQNVPPLQFSGLSLKEMQELCTKLHKQIDIVDEERYNIEVKVKKNDLEIESLNQKIFDLKGKFKRPTLRRVRISADAMLKALLGSTHKVSMDFKANLKSVKKEDEKEKAVEVTDWRKNIEAMSGMEGRKKKFDTSNV